A single window of Leptospira semungkisensis DNA harbors:
- a CDS encoding sensor histidine kinase yields MLSYNAKLRIGFIGAGVLALIIGLSSWVSSRNLAESKDWESHTFGILSKLERLSAAIRESEISLLSYLSTRQKIHVQNYENSKLVAIDAWNELKEQTRDNPEQQLTLDKINESFLKRDRLIHEIMLQQGDVVRIKALIVPIAEDIKRLAEELKQRENELLVVRSSDSKVKMLVAEWILAMSFLFNILVLIVLYRFLNNEYGLRVRTERDFFEKNTLLGLIMENMADGVVVLDRSGSRILLNDKSERLLATSADLLTLLDNLEAKQGKVILKEGTPEEQIILANGTALNDAEGKNLGKVFLLSDITLEEQISNEKEAYMREMLMIKTALDCVSSNIMIADNDLNVVYTNKSVINMFQTAKENIRSEYPSFSPEAILGSCIDGYHSHPEKQRGVLSTFNSTYKSSISIGGREFNLSADPVINEKGERLGSVVEWLDVTERNRKESQINQLNRELEENVKKLEYANRELEAFSYSVSHDLRAPIRGVDGFARIMLEDFSSKMDPEAVRLLNIIASNSKFMGQLIDDLLAFYRVSKVEPKSDRVDMKHMVLDAIEIINQEYQYEKVNTRISDLPIIRGDGSMLKQVWLNLISNAFKYSSKSENPIVEIGYLSGESDKTFFVKDNGVGFNNQYTHKLFKVFQRLHSNEEFHGTGIGLAIVDRIVKRHGGEVRAEGKIGEGATFYFTIPNKE; encoded by the coding sequence ATGCTATCTTACAATGCAAAGTTACGAATAGGATTTATCGGAGCGGGCGTTCTCGCTTTGATCATAGGACTTTCCTCTTGGGTTAGCAGCAGAAATCTAGCCGAATCCAAGGATTGGGAATCCCATACTTTCGGAATTTTGTCCAAATTAGAGAGACTTTCCGCAGCTATTCGAGAATCTGAAATCAGTCTTCTCTCTTACTTATCCACTCGCCAAAAAATTCACGTTCAGAATTACGAAAATTCAAAGTTAGTCGCAATTGATGCTTGGAATGAGCTAAAAGAACAAACCCGCGATAATCCGGAACAGCAGCTTACCCTAGATAAAATAAACGAATCTTTTTTGAAAAGAGATCGTTTGATCCATGAGATCATGCTTCAGCAGGGTGATGTGGTGAGGATCAAAGCGTTAATCGTTCCTATCGCAGAAGATATCAAGCGACTCGCAGAAGAATTGAAGCAAAGAGAGAACGAGCTTTTAGTGGTTCGCTCTTCCGATTCGAAAGTCAAGATGTTAGTCGCAGAATGGATCTTAGCAATGTCCTTTCTGTTTAACATACTCGTTTTGATTGTACTTTATAGATTCCTAAACAATGAATATGGACTGAGGGTCAGGACTGAAAGGGATTTCTTTGAGAAAAACACTCTTTTGGGATTGATCATGGAGAATATGGCAGACGGGGTCGTTGTTTTGGACAGGTCCGGTTCCAGGATACTTTTAAACGATAAATCCGAAAGGCTCCTCGCTACTTCCGCAGATCTTTTAACACTCTTGGATAATCTAGAAGCAAAACAAGGAAAGGTAATCCTAAAAGAGGGAACTCCTGAAGAGCAGATCATACTTGCCAATGGGACCGCATTGAACGACGCAGAGGGCAAGAATCTAGGAAAAGTATTCCTTCTTTCGGACATTACATTAGAAGAACAGATCTCGAACGAGAAAGAAGCTTACATGAGAGAGATGCTCATGATCAAGACTGCTTTGGATTGCGTTTCCAGTAATATCATGATAGCTGACAACGATTTGAATGTGGTATATACGAACAAATCGGTGATCAATATGTTCCAAACCGCTAAAGAGAATATTCGCAGCGAGTATCCTAGTTTTTCTCCCGAAGCAATCCTTGGATCTTGTATAGACGGATATCATTCTCATCCGGAAAAACAGAGGGGGGTCCTCTCTACCTTCAATTCAACTTACAAGAGCTCGATCTCTATTGGAGGAAGGGAATTTAATTTAAGCGCTGACCCAGTAATCAACGAGAAGGGAGAAAGACTCGGAAGCGTAGTCGAATGGTTGGATGTAACGGAAAGAAATCGCAAAGAATCCCAAATCAATCAGCTAAACAGAGAGTTGGAAGAGAATGTTAAAAAATTAGAATATGCAAATCGCGAATTGGAAGCTTTCAGTTATTCCGTTTCTCACGACTTGCGTGCTCCTATTCGAGGAGTGGACGGATTTGCTAGGATCATGTTGGAGGATTTTTCATCTAAAATGGATCCGGAAGCAGTTCGTCTTCTTAATATAATCGCTTCTAATTCTAAATTCATGGGCCAATTGATAGATGACCTTCTCGCATTTTATCGAGTTTCTAAAGTGGAACCTAAATCGGATCGAGTCGACATGAAACACATGGTATTGGATGCGATCGAGATCATAAATCAGGAATATCAATATGAAAAAGTAAACACTCGTATCTCGGATCTACCTATCATCCGAGGAGACGGGTCGATGTTGAAACAGGTTTGGTTGAATCTTATTTCGAACGCTTTCAAATATTCTTCCAAATCTGAAAATCCGATCGTTGAGATCGGATATCTGAGCGGAGAAAGTGATAAAACTTTTTTTGTAAAAGATAATGGAGTCGGCTTCAATAATCAGTATACTCACAAGCTTTTCAAGGTTTTTCAGAGATTACATTCCAATGAAGAGTTTCATGGAACCGGAATCGGTCTTGCAATTGTTGACAGGATCGTAAAACGTCATGGAGGGGAAGTGAGGGCAGAAGGCAAGATAGGAGAAGGTGCTACCTTCTATTTTACAATACCTAATAAGGAATAG
- a CDS encoding SpoIIE family protein phosphatase yields MDPIFLNFYSFGSILIALFFSYIAFFFLTIKDRSKAAFHLGVCALTTVFHNIGYTWGFISFEENTIYHRFITTTAPLMSFTQLVGFFIYFPEPRKKGIIPGLIFYWLLYAGVLFVAIFYAIECWNAPRSFVPGSHYWDYEANRFYGYFIYIILFYEVCYMVIAIWKAIIETGKERRSVIYILMSYAVITVVPGILNALSRNGTVARATYQQSFNLGMVTGLFLIMIVYVNATKERTTILSRIVGVSLATFFVCYQLVGYSILNGYENSYDEMKRRDSQISVTEGKDLPGLAYIMSYDPEENEFHLTKGNKDARSKKEDELEVRFLREKLLLSNLGTLSADQRLKRSESILEESPPEFSAYANGVRGFLKSKKKERVSDPDMEAYFKNIFGKLNIIRNKYSRLPNPSNSKSIQSLLSSEEPGLSETLSFVREKAMQAVESSKPPAEILKTVLIPLSPIHSLGARIYRGTRLYSPGDPKPKEYLSYYFVPDPQGKIYEVGFDYRDYRLFQHEPSLILVLSMVGTFMVIVFGFRFFFQNAIVKPMDEVVVGLTEVNSGNFEYRLVPRVEDEIGFIARSFNKMARSIQAARKRLQKYADELEEKVEERTKELQATLAEVNELKQQQDGDYFLTSLLIKPLGANKAVSENVKVDFLVEQKKKFSFRRFNDEIGGDMNIANQIRLRGRQYTVFLNADAMGKSMQGAGGALVLGAVCESIIARTRIVESMKEQSPERWLKNAFIELHKVFESFEGSMLVSSVIGLVDEESGSLYYINAEHPWTALYRDGKASFIENDLMFRKLGTTGMEGKISVKTFQLQTGDVIIAGSDGRDDLLLGTDEEGGRIINNDEHLFLRLIEEGRADLSKIYGAIKRTGALTDDLSLVRISFKEEGTTEKIREKEKIRQLMRSAKEKAKEKNITEALTLLEEADQLDSRLPEVKKGILKFHIRLKNYPKVAQYAEEYLNIRPVDREVLFIASYAARRARQFHKAQDFGERLLLREPTNVRNLINLSSVSISLKSFERAKDLILEAHRLEPDNAQVTKIRKMLDTVEF; encoded by the coding sequence ATGGATCCGATTTTCTTAAACTTCTACTCTTTCGGTTCGATATTGATCGCCCTGTTCTTCTCCTATATTGCCTTCTTCTTTTTAACGATCAAGGATAGAAGTAAGGCAGCCTTTCACTTGGGAGTCTGTGCTCTTACCACTGTATTTCATAATATAGGTTATACTTGGGGATTCATTTCTTTCGAAGAGAACACGATATATCACAGATTCATTACGACTACTGCACCTTTAATGAGTTTTACTCAGCTTGTAGGATTCTTTATCTATTTTCCTGAGCCTAGAAAGAAGGGAATCATTCCTGGTTTGATCTTCTATTGGCTTCTGTATGCAGGCGTGCTTTTTGTTGCGATCTTTTATGCGATAGAATGTTGGAATGCTCCGCGCTCCTTTGTTCCTGGAAGTCATTACTGGGATTACGAGGCAAATCGATTTTACGGATACTTTATATACATTATTCTATTCTACGAAGTATGTTATATGGTGATTGCGATCTGGAAAGCGATCATTGAAACCGGAAAAGAAAGACGTTCTGTAATTTATATTCTTATGAGCTACGCAGTGATTACCGTTGTTCCTGGGATCCTGAACGCACTTAGCAGGAACGGAACGGTTGCCCGAGCTACTTATCAGCAATCTTTTAACTTGGGAATGGTTACCGGTTTATTCCTGATCATGATCGTATATGTAAACGCTACGAAAGAAAGAACTACAATCTTAAGCAGGATTGTCGGAGTCTCTCTCGCAACCTTCTTCGTATGTTACCAACTCGTAGGCTATTCTATCTTAAACGGTTATGAAAATTCCTACGATGAGATGAAGAGAAGGGACAGCCAGATTTCGGTTACAGAAGGAAAAGATTTACCCGGTCTTGCGTATATAATGTCTTATGATCCCGAAGAAAATGAGTTTCATTTGACAAAAGGGAATAAGGATGCCCGCTCCAAGAAAGAGGACGAACTAGAGGTTCGTTTTTTAAGAGAGAAACTTCTTCTGAGCAATTTGGGAACTTTATCTGCGGACCAGAGGCTTAAGAGATCCGAATCCATCTTAGAAGAAAGCCCGCCCGAGTTTTCGGCGTATGCGAACGGAGTGAGGGGATTCTTAAAGAGCAAAAAGAAAGAGAGAGTAAGCGATCCAGATATGGAAGCCTACTTTAAAAATATATTCGGAAAACTGAATATAATTCGAAATAAATATTCCCGCCTCCCGAATCCTTCTAATTCGAAATCCATTCAGAGTCTATTAAGTTCGGAAGAACCAGGACTTTCTGAGACACTCTCCTTTGTTCGGGAGAAGGCTATGCAAGCGGTAGAATCCTCAAAGCCTCCAGCAGAGATTCTAAAGACGGTTCTGATTCCTCTTTCGCCGATCCATTCGCTCGGAGCTAGGATTTATCGTGGAACCAGATTGTATTCTCCCGGAGATCCCAAGCCGAAGGAATATCTCTCTTATTATTTTGTTCCGGACCCCCAAGGCAAGATTTACGAAGTAGGATTCGATTATAGGGACTATAGGCTCTTTCAGCACGAACCGTCTTTGATCCTTGTTCTTTCGATGGTTGGAACATTTATGGTGATCGTATTCGGATTTAGGTTCTTCTTCCAAAATGCGATCGTTAAGCCTATGGACGAAGTTGTAGTGGGATTGACCGAAGTGAATTCCGGAAATTTCGAATATAGATTGGTACCAAGGGTAGAAGACGAGATAGGATTTATCGCGAGATCATTCAACAAAATGGCGAGAAGCATCCAAGCGGCTCGCAAGAGATTGCAAAAATACGCAGATGAGTTGGAAGAAAAAGTAGAAGAAAGAACCAAAGAGCTTCAGGCCACTCTTGCAGAAGTCAACGAACTCAAGCAGCAGCAAGACGGAGATTATTTTCTTACTTCCCTTCTTATCAAACCTTTAGGAGCAAACAAAGCAGTCTCCGAGAATGTAAAAGTCGATTTCTTAGTAGAACAAAAGAAGAAGTTTAGCTTCCGCAGATTCAATGACGAGATCGGTGGTGATATGAATATCGCGAACCAGATCCGATTGCGAGGAAGACAGTATACTGTTTTCTTAAATGCAGATGCCATGGGAAAATCCATGCAGGGTGCAGGAGGAGCGTTGGTTCTCGGTGCTGTATGCGAATCTATTATCGCAAGAACTCGCATTGTCGAATCCATGAAAGAACAATCTCCGGAGAGATGGTTAAAGAATGCGTTCATAGAACTCCATAAGGTATTCGAAAGTTTTGAAGGCTCGATGTTAGTATCTTCTGTGATCGGACTCGTGGACGAAGAATCCGGAAGCTTATATTATATAAACGCAGAACATCCTTGGACTGCATTGTATCGAGATGGAAAAGCGAGTTTCATAGAAAACGATCTAATGTTCCGTAAACTCGGAACAACAGGTATGGAAGGAAAGATCTCTGTGAAAACATTCCAGCTGCAAACTGGGGATGTGATCATTGCAGGCTCGGACGGAAGGGACGACCTCTTACTCGGAACGGACGAGGAGGGAGGACGAATCATCAACAATGACGAGCATCTCTTCTTAAGATTGATAGAAGAAGGAAGGGCTGATCTATCTAAGATCTACGGGGCTATCAAGAGAACAGGAGCCTTGACGGACGATTTATCCTTAGTCCGAATTTCCTTCAAAGAAGAAGGAACTACGGAAAAAATCCGTGAAAAAGAAAAGATCCGCCAGTTGATGAGAAGTGCCAAAGAAAAAGCCAAGGAAAAGAATATTACGGAAGCTTTAACTCTTTTGGAGGAAGCGGATCAGCTCGACAGTCGACTTCCCGAAGTGAAGAAAGGAATATTGAAATTCCATATTCGATTGAAGAATTATCCTAAAGTAGCTCAGTACGCCGAGGAATACTTGAATATCCGACCGGTGGACAGAGAAGTTTTGTTTATAGCTTCTTACGCAGCTAGAAGAGCGAGACAGTTCCATAAGGCACAGGATTTCGGCGAAAGACTACTTTTGAGAGAGCCAACTAACGTGAGGAACTTGATCAATCTGTCATCTGTTTCTATTTCTTTGAAAAGTTTTGAAAGAGCTAAGGATTTGATCTTAGAGGCGCATCGATTGGAACCGGATAACGCTCAAGTAACAAAAATTAGAAAAATGTTAGATACTGTGGAGTTTTAA
- a CDS encoding MBOAT family O-acyltransferase, with protein sequence MLFNAFVFLLFFIVVYAVFLAFAFKAKNHPWALRGQNLWLLAASYFFYGWWDWIFLTLIVVSTLVDYFAAIGIGRSQTKRSRLIFLWFSILSNLGILFTMKYFNFFAGSFLSQWNSIAVQLGGAPLGESGSFLLKSIILPVGISFYTFQTMSYTIDVYKGDLKPEKDFFDFALFVTYFPQLVAGPIERAGDLLPQLKKPKFPDANGVMEGLWDILLGYFLKVYIADNLGPIVDQVFFTNKETYLAHLDYATRMGGGQVLAATLGFIIQVYCDFAGYSFIAVGISRLMGVNLTINFDTPEYSANPVELWTRWHVTLNRWFRSYVYFPLGGSKVGKLAQIRNVLLVFGLSGLWHGANWTFVTWGLLNGFYTVIYLLIVWYASDHLSSLSNTKWKSIAFAIGSRVLTFFLFGLSAVAFRAYDVSHMLLLYSQIFSFWDISGPVNGMLSFGHYFWEIFKVVLPLLIIDFFIYTRNDRYFIFKTNKWLQSLAFIFLFGMVILKGIFGKEVIYFAF encoded by the coding sequence ATGCTTTTTAACGCTTTCGTATTTCTCTTATTTTTTATAGTCGTTTATGCTGTTTTCTTAGCATTCGCATTCAAAGCAAAAAATCATCCTTGGGCATTGAGAGGCCAGAATCTTTGGTTACTCGCTGCCTCTTACTTCTTTTACGGCTGGTGGGATTGGATCTTTCTAACCCTAATCGTAGTGAGCACGTTAGTCGATTATTTCGCTGCTATAGGAATCGGAAGAAGCCAAACTAAACGAAGCAGATTGATATTCCTTTGGTTCTCAATCCTCTCGAACCTAGGCATCCTATTTACTATGAAATATTTCAATTTCTTTGCGGGAAGTTTTCTTTCTCAATGGAATTCGATTGCTGTTCAATTAGGAGGAGCTCCTCTCGGAGAAAGTGGAAGCTTTCTATTAAAATCCATTATTCTACCTGTCGGGATCAGTTTTTATACCTTCCAAACCATGTCATACACCATTGACGTGTACAAAGGAGATCTTAAGCCCGAAAAGGATTTCTTTGACTTCGCATTATTCGTAACGTATTTTCCACAATTAGTTGCGGGCCCGATCGAAAGAGCAGGCGACCTTCTTCCTCAATTAAAAAAACCTAAATTTCCGGATGCAAACGGGGTAATGGAAGGTCTTTGGGATATTCTTTTAGGCTACTTCCTGAAAGTATACATTGCAGATAATCTTGGACCGATCGTTGACCAAGTCTTCTTCACCAATAAGGAAACATATCTAGCGCATCTGGATTACGCCACTCGAATGGGAGGCGGCCAAGTTTTAGCTGCTACGTTAGGCTTCATTATTCAAGTATATTGCGATTTCGCAGGTTATTCTTTCATCGCTGTCGGGATCTCGAGACTGATGGGTGTGAACCTAACGATAAACTTCGATACTCCAGAATACTCTGCTAATCCTGTTGAACTTTGGACGAGATGGCATGTCACTTTGAACCGTTGGTTCAGAAGCTATGTTTATTTTCCTTTAGGCGGAAGTAAGGTAGGCAAACTCGCTCAAATCAGAAACGTATTACTCGTTTTCGGTCTATCCGGGCTTTGGCACGGGGCCAACTGGACCTTTGTCACTTGGGGACTCTTAAACGGATTTTATACAGTAATTTATTTGTTAATCGTTTGGTATGCATCCGATCATTTAAGCTCTCTATCCAATACAAAATGGAAATCCATCGCATTTGCAATAGGCAGCAGGGTTCTTACATTCTTCCTATTCGGTTTGAGTGCTGTGGCCTTTAGAGCATACGATGTATCGCATATGCTCCTTCTTTATTCTCAGATCTTTTCTTTCTGGGATATTTCAGGTCCGGTCAATGGAATGCTTTCTTTCGGACATTACTTTTGGGAAATATTTAAGGTCGTCCTTCCTCTCTTGATCATAGATTTCTTTATCTATACCCGAAACGATCGGTATTTCATCTTTAAGACAAATAAATGGCTGCAATCCTTAGCCTTTATCTTTCTTTTCGGCATGGTCATTCTGAAAGGGATCTTCGGTAAAGAGGTGATTTACTTTGCTTTCTAA
- a CDS encoding DUF1574 domain-containing protein: protein MLSKFYGILIAISFFIILEIVIRVFPAYYMEEPEPFFVNYKRETLESGKGTADVIILGDSRSMSLEGLVKGEGHEFSVYNHSLPGMGPRYYRYFLQKYLYYGNQKPKLLLFAGSQPLYSEGYGFPLYDPAGGRAQKNETFLQYSIRRWHEGLTNGFFKVDEGENKADATTGDTFLWEFFGQRYLHQFSFFELYNQFDGIENIFIVSKAAPLLYETYKYRRAVKNAMTSSNWKSAGNETEWVAQCSSCDAVDAGLCAPSSSQLEDNLRIKAWLDTYHGKYNISNRMNPLMAFQGKEYVKLKTQEAGRSVDNFQTDFTPLIDLIEYCEQNGIKFGFLYMPGISEIESKPFARKVRTELLDVLKTKPEVGFFDFPSYKYSKELFVDLIHLDCRGEAKLNQEFKDIVLPQVDRFLNEKIQR from the coding sequence TTGCTTTCTAAGTTTTATGGGATCCTCATAGCAATTTCCTTTTTTATAATATTAGAAATTGTTATTCGAGTTTTTCCCGCCTATTATATGGAAGAACCGGAACCGTTCTTCGTAAATTATAAGAGAGAAACCCTTGAATCCGGAAAGGGAACCGCGGATGTCATAATCTTAGGTGATTCCAGAAGCATGAGCTTAGAGGGACTTGTAAAAGGAGAAGGCCACGAATTTTCAGTCTACAATCATAGTCTTCCTGGAATGGGTCCAAGATACTATCGTTACTTTCTACAAAAATATCTATACTACGGAAATCAGAAGCCTAAATTACTTTTGTTCGCGGGAAGCCAGCCATTATACTCAGAAGGCTATGGATTTCCACTCTATGATCCTGCCGGTGGAAGAGCGCAAAAGAACGAAACATTCCTGCAGTATTCAATCAGACGTTGGCATGAAGGACTTACAAACGGGTTCTTTAAGGTGGACGAAGGAGAGAATAAGGCAGATGCGACTACGGGTGATACTTTTCTTTGGGAATTTTTCGGCCAAAGATATCTGCATCAATTTTCCTTTTTTGAATTATACAATCAGTTCGATGGGATCGAAAACATATTCATTGTTTCTAAAGCAGCCCCACTTCTTTACGAAACTTATAAATACCGCCGAGCAGTAAAGAATGCGATGACGTCCTCCAATTGGAAGTCCGCCGGCAACGAGACCGAATGGGTCGCTCAATGTTCTTCATGCGATGCGGTGGATGCAGGGCTCTGCGCTCCTTCTTCTTCTCAATTAGAAGATAATCTTAGGATCAAAGCTTGGTTAGATACTTATCATGGTAAGTATAATATTTCCAACCGAATGAATCCGTTGATGGCTTTTCAAGGAAAGGAATACGTTAAATTAAAAACCCAAGAAGCCGGACGTTCAGTAGATAACTTTCAAACGGATTTTACTCCTTTGATCGATCTGATCGAATATTGCGAACAAAACGGGATCAAATTCGGATTCCTTTATATGCCTGGAATTTCGGAGATCGAAAGCAAACCATTTGCTCGAAAAGTCAGAACGGAATTGCTCGATGTCTTAAAGACAAAACCTGAAGTGGGCTTTTTTGATTTTCCCAGCTACAAATACTCTAAAGAGCTATTTGTAGATCTAATTCATCTAGATTGCAGAGGCGAGGCAAAGCTGAATCAAGAGTTTAAAGATATTGTTCTCCCTCAAGTGGATCGTTTCCTGAACGAAAAAATACAAAGATAA
- a CDS encoding acyltransferase family protein — protein MKTLIPDMNPYMQNFLNNGSICLDMFFSLSGFLIATPLFAEIDKKGTINWKFFYIKRFLRIFPPYYFFIILQYFIFIPSLIKNSPPELAEQFRAASHRIWYDILYVSDYAKGTIFHGWSLSLEEQFYIIYPIFLLTVFRKIPERFRLGSLVAITLLPLIYRTIFAYTVLFKTTGVETVTLYNNNFYYPFHGHIDSILYGIVFAYIFSFRKHWLEWFFNSGRLGTVIHALTLITIFIYTIFADEFKAGIHQIIRFPSFALLWILVFIFAMRKDDPIGKFLSWRIFFPFAKLSYCAYLIHVVAMVPISRKLLFMDKKLEQHEFILYAVPVGLFVFFCAYFYYLLTERPFTIIKDKMISRYKAKVTSQVFREELNKATS, from the coding sequence ATGAAAACTTTGATACCCGACATGAACCCGTACATGCAAAACTTCCTAAACAACGGCTCGATATGTTTAGATATGTTTTTCAGCTTAAGCGGCTTCTTAATCGCGACTCCCTTATTTGCAGAGATCGACAAAAAGGGAACGATTAACTGGAAATTCTTCTATATTAAGAGATTCTTAAGAATATTTCCTCCGTACTATTTCTTTATCATATTACAGTATTTTATCTTTATCCCTAGCCTGATCAAGAATTCTCCTCCCGAACTGGCAGAGCAATTCAGAGCAGCATCTCACAGAATCTGGTATGATATATTATACGTTTCTGATTATGCAAAAGGAACTATTTTCCACGGATGGTCCCTCTCTCTCGAGGAACAATTTTATATCATATATCCGATCTTTCTGTTAACCGTATTCCGTAAGATCCCCGAGAGATTCAGATTGGGATCCTTAGTGGCAATCACCTTATTGCCTCTGATTTACAGAACGATTTTTGCTTATACTGTCCTTTTCAAGACTACCGGTGTAGAAACTGTAACTCTGTATAATAATAATTTTTATTATCCATTTCATGGTCATATCGATTCGATTTTGTATGGGATCGTCTTCGCTTATATATTCAGCTTTCGCAAACATTGGTTAGAATGGTTCTTTAATTCCGGAAGATTAGGGACAGTTATCCATGCCCTTACTTTAATCACCATATTCATCTATACGATTTTTGCGGATGAATTCAAAGCGGGCATCCATCAAATCATTCGATTCCCTAGCTTTGCATTGCTTTGGATCTTAGTCTTCATATTCGCCATGCGAAAGGACGACCCGATCGGAAAATTTCTCTCTTGGAGGATATTCTTTCCATTCGCAAAACTATCGTACTGCGCTTATTTGATCCATGTAGTGGCGATGGTCCCTATTTCCAGAAAGCTTTTGTTCATGGATAAAAAATTAGAACAACATGAATTCATACTATACGCAGTGCCTGTCGGACTCTTCGTATTCTTCTGCGCTTATTTTTACTATCTGTTAACAGAAAGGCCTTTTACTATCATCAAGGACAAGATGATCTCTAGATACAAAGCAAAAGTAACCTCTCAAGTATTCAGAGAAGAATTGAACAAAGCCACTTCCTAA
- a CDS encoding STAS domain-containing protein, whose product MEITVQGDIHIIKISGSILQSDSEELDRNLSDHNFEPSPKIIIDLTEVSHICSTALGILVSYKKKFNSAEGDIIIVVNDDDLLQLFEITMLDKVFKVLPTIEDAFDEFKLGN is encoded by the coding sequence ATGGAAATAACGGTTCAAGGCGATATTCATATCATCAAAATTTCGGGGTCCATCCTCCAATCCGATAGCGAAGAATTGGATCGCAACTTAAGCGATCATAATTTCGAACCTTCCCCTAAGATCATTATCGATCTTACCGAGGTGAGCCATATCTGCTCAACTGCCTTGGGTATCCTTGTTTCTTATAAGAAGAAGTTTAACTCCGCAGAGGGAGATATTATCATCGTAGTCAACGACGATGATCTTCTCCAACTTTTCGAGATCACGATGTTGGATAAAGTATTCAAAGTACTTCCTACCATCGAAGATGCTTTCGACGAGTTCAAACTGGGAAATTGA
- the rdgB gene encoding RdgB/HAM1 family non-canonical purine NTP pyrophosphatase, whose product MKSLVIASNNSHKVREIRAILDPLGFSLSTPKELGIDFGPEETGTTFQANALLKARDLYSISKLPSLADDSGICVDALGGEPGVYSARFGGEGLDDEGRARLLLNKMQGKKDRNAKYVCVIALVTPEGEYTFEGECHGLISEEYETSGNGFGYDPIFYYPPFSAHFSQVSDERKNSVSHRKHALDGLVKHLKQYS is encoded by the coding sequence TTGAAATCCCTAGTTATTGCCTCTAACAATTCCCATAAAGTTCGCGAAATCCGAGCCATCCTGGATCCTTTGGGGTTTTCCTTATCCACTCCAAAGGAACTAGGGATAGATTTCGGGCCAGAAGAAACCGGAACCACCTTCCAAGCAAACGCTCTCTTAAAAGCCAGAGACTTATATTCTATCTCCAAGCTACCTTCTCTTGCGGATGATTCCGGAATTTGCGTAGATGCCTTGGGCGGAGAGCCAGGTGTTTATTCGGCAAGATTCGGAGGAGAAGGTTTAGACGACGAGGGAAGAGCCCGCCTTCTTCTTAACAAAATGCAAGGAAAGAAGGATAGAAACGCAAAGTATGTTTGCGTGATCGCCTTAGTCACTCCCGAAGGAGAATATACTTTCGAAGGAGAGTGTCACGGCCTCATCTCCGAAGAATACGAAACTAGCGGGAATGGATTCGGATACGATCCCATCTTTTATTACCCGCCATTCTCCGCTCATTTCTCTCAAGTCTCTGATGAAAGAAAGAACTCAGTGTCTCACAGAAAGCACGCGTTAGACGGCTTAGTAAAACACTTAAAACAGTATTCTTAA